From Cucumis melo cultivar AY chromosome 1, USDA_Cmelo_AY_1.0, whole genome shotgun sequence, a single genomic window includes:
- the LOC103500431 gene encoding OBERON-like protein isoform X2: MVVIYSYDRSFFTLKLTGASTGSNIHHQPASKMVHIRQQPRPEELQTSLSLVPSNPRHSPEVLRSNSVQVQESPTESASSQETWPIGDGVMVKKMENGKADNDFVEQSVIHRLSSADKISLRDIARDRIEVIAEKMHHLPEDFLENLKNGLRIILDGNVGAQQRDEIFMLQKLVQRRTDLTAKTLIRAHRVQLEILVAINTGIQAFLHPNISLSQTTLIEVFVYKRCRNIACQNQLPADDCTCEICASRNGFCNLCMCVICNKFDFEVNTCRWIGCDLCSHWSHTDCAIRDGKICMGSSVRIGTARSEMHFKCPACHRTSELLGWVTDVFQHCAPSWDQESLMKELDFVSRIFRGSEDLGGRKLFWKCEELKEKIKNGALESAAACKAILMFFQENETDSMGSIENGEGGRLAAPQEACNRIAEVVQEVIKKMEIVANEKMRSWKKARMDVEAFNREVDDKAKEAAEIKLDRQRKKLQIEELEKIVRLKCAEADMFQLKANEAKREAERLRRIALAKTEKSEEEYASNYLKQRLNEAEAEKQYLLEKIKLQESSRPLQSSCGADPSQMLMYSKIQDLLYNASKPDSAK; the protein is encoded by the exons ATGGTGGTTATTTATTCATATGATCGTTCTTTTTTTACATTAAAATTAACTGGCGCATCAACTGGTTCCAACATTCATCACCAGCCTGCATCAAAGATGGTTCACATACGTCAACAGCCTCGACCTGAGGAACTTCAGACCTCCCTTTCATTAGTTCCCTCAAACCCCCGACATTCACCTGAGGTACTAAGATCTAATTCTGTCCAAGTTCAGGAGTCTCCTACTGAGAGTGCCAGTTCTCAGGAAACTTGGCCTATTGGTGATGGAGTGATGGTAAAGAAGATGGAAAATGGAAAGGCAGATAATGACTTTGTGGAACAGTCAGTTATTCATCGTCTTTCTAGTGCTGATAAAATCTCCCTTCGTGACATAGCTAGAGATAGAATTGAGGTAATTGCGGAAAAGATGCATCACTTACCAGAGGATTTTctggaaaatttgaagaatgggcTTCGAATTATTCTTGATGGAAATGTCGGTGCACAACAGAGAGATGAGATTTTTATGTTGCAAAAGCTTGTTCAGCGTAGAACTGATTTAACTGCAAAAACATTGATAAGAGCTCATAGGGTGCAGCTTGAAATTCTAGTTGCCATCAATACAGGAATTCAGGCCTTCTTGCATCCAAATATTAGCCTTTCCCAAACTACACTCATTGAGGTTTTTGTGTATAAGAGGTGTAGAAATATTGCTTGCCAAAACCAGCTTCCGGCTGATGATTGCACTTGTGAGATATGTGCTAGCAGAAATGGTTTCTGCAATCTCTGCATGTGTGTAATATGCAACAAGTTTGATTTTGAAGTTAACACCTGTCGTTGGATTGGTTGTGACTTGTGTTCTCATTGGTCTCACACTGATTGTGCAATTCGTGATGGAAAGATCTGCATGGGATCCTCAGTAAGAATTGGGACAGCACGATCTGAAATGCATTTCAAGTGCCCAGCTTGCCATCGAACTTCTGAGCTACTTGGTTGGGTTACAGATGTTTTTCAACATTGTGCACCTTCCTGGGATCAAGAGTCTCTCATGAAGGAGCTTGATTTTGTCAGTAGAATTTTTCGTGGAAGTGAGGACCTTGGAGGGAGGAAACTTTTTTGGAAATGTGAAGAACTCAAAGAGAAAATTAAGAATGGAGCTCTGGAGTCTGCAGCGGCATGCAAAGCAATATTGATGTTTTTTCAAG AGAACGAGACAGACTCCATGGGTAGTATTGAAAATGGGGAAGGAGGAAGGTTAGCAGCTCCACAGGAAGCATGCAATCGAATCGCTGAAGTGGTGCAGGAggttataaaaaaaatggaaatagtTGCTAATGAGAAGATGAGAAGCTGGAAAAAGGCTCGTATGGATGTTGAGGCCTTCAACCGTGAGGTTGATGACAAGGCCAAGGAAGCAGCAGAGATAAAGCTTGACAGACAGAGAAAGAAGCTACAAATAGAAGAACTGGAGAAAATTGTTAGACTTAAATGTGCAGAAGCTGATATGTTCCAACTTAAGGCCAACGAGGCAAAACGAGAAGCTGAGAGGCTACGGAGGATTGCTCTTGCAAAAACAGAGAAGTCTGAGGAAGAATATGCTAGCAATTACTTGAAACAACGTCTGAATGAAGCTGAGGCAGAAAAACAATATTTGCTTGAAAAAATTAAGCTACAAGAAAGCTCCAGACCTTTACAGAGTAGTTGTGGAGCTGATCCATCTCAGATGCTTATGTATTCaaaaattcaagatttgctTTATAATGCCTCTAAGCCTGACTCAGCTAAATGA
- the LOC103500431 gene encoding OBERON-like protein isoform X1: protein MEIRSSFRILPAQPASKMVHIRQQPRPEELQTSLSLVPSNPRHSPEVLRSNSVQVQESPTESASSQETWPIGDGVMVKKMENGKADNDFVEQSVIHRLSSADKISLRDIARDRIEVIAEKMHHLPEDFLENLKNGLRIILDGNVGAQQRDEIFMLQKLVQRRTDLTAKTLIRAHRVQLEILVAINTGIQAFLHPNISLSQTTLIEVFVYKRCRNIACQNQLPADDCTCEICASRNGFCNLCMCVICNKFDFEVNTCRWIGCDLCSHWSHTDCAIRDGKICMGSSVRIGTARSEMHFKCPACHRTSELLGWVTDVFQHCAPSWDQESLMKELDFVSRIFRGSEDLGGRKLFWKCEELKEKIKNGALESAAACKAILMFFQENETDSMGSIENGEGGRLAAPQEACNRIAEVVQEVIKKMEIVANEKMRSWKKARMDVEAFNREVDDKAKEAAEIKLDRQRKKLQIEELEKIVRLKCAEADMFQLKANEAKREAERLRRIALAKTEKSEEEYASNYLKQRLNEAEAEKQYLLEKIKLQESSRPLQSSCGADPSQMLMYSKIQDLLYNASKPDSAK from the exons ATGGAAATTAGGAGTTCTTTTAGAATATTGCCTGCACAG CCTGCATCAAAGATGGTTCACATACGTCAACAGCCTCGACCTGAGGAACTTCAGACCTCCCTTTCATTAGTTCCCTCAAACCCCCGACATTCACCTGAGGTACTAAGATCTAATTCTGTCCAAGTTCAGGAGTCTCCTACTGAGAGTGCCAGTTCTCAGGAAACTTGGCCTATTGGTGATGGAGTGATGGTAAAGAAGATGGAAAATGGAAAGGCAGATAATGACTTTGTGGAACAGTCAGTTATTCATCGTCTTTCTAGTGCTGATAAAATCTCCCTTCGTGACATAGCTAGAGATAGAATTGAGGTAATTGCGGAAAAGATGCATCACTTACCAGAGGATTTTctggaaaatttgaagaatgggcTTCGAATTATTCTTGATGGAAATGTCGGTGCACAACAGAGAGATGAGATTTTTATGTTGCAAAAGCTTGTTCAGCGTAGAACTGATTTAACTGCAAAAACATTGATAAGAGCTCATAGGGTGCAGCTTGAAATTCTAGTTGCCATCAATACAGGAATTCAGGCCTTCTTGCATCCAAATATTAGCCTTTCCCAAACTACACTCATTGAGGTTTTTGTGTATAAGAGGTGTAGAAATATTGCTTGCCAAAACCAGCTTCCGGCTGATGATTGCACTTGTGAGATATGTGCTAGCAGAAATGGTTTCTGCAATCTCTGCATGTGTGTAATATGCAACAAGTTTGATTTTGAAGTTAACACCTGTCGTTGGATTGGTTGTGACTTGTGTTCTCATTGGTCTCACACTGATTGTGCAATTCGTGATGGAAAGATCTGCATGGGATCCTCAGTAAGAATTGGGACAGCACGATCTGAAATGCATTTCAAGTGCCCAGCTTGCCATCGAACTTCTGAGCTACTTGGTTGGGTTACAGATGTTTTTCAACATTGTGCACCTTCCTGGGATCAAGAGTCTCTCATGAAGGAGCTTGATTTTGTCAGTAGAATTTTTCGTGGAAGTGAGGACCTTGGAGGGAGGAAACTTTTTTGGAAATGTGAAGAACTCAAAGAGAAAATTAAGAATGGAGCTCTGGAGTCTGCAGCGGCATGCAAAGCAATATTGATGTTTTTTCAAG AGAACGAGACAGACTCCATGGGTAGTATTGAAAATGGGGAAGGAGGAAGGTTAGCAGCTCCACAGGAAGCATGCAATCGAATCGCTGAAGTGGTGCAGGAggttataaaaaaaatggaaatagtTGCTAATGAGAAGATGAGAAGCTGGAAAAAGGCTCGTATGGATGTTGAGGCCTTCAACCGTGAGGTTGATGACAAGGCCAAGGAAGCAGCAGAGATAAAGCTTGACAGACAGAGAAAGAAGCTACAAATAGAAGAACTGGAGAAAATTGTTAGACTTAAATGTGCAGAAGCTGATATGTTCCAACTTAAGGCCAACGAGGCAAAACGAGAAGCTGAGAGGCTACGGAGGATTGCTCTTGCAAAAACAGAGAAGTCTGAGGAAGAATATGCTAGCAATTACTTGAAACAACGTCTGAATGAAGCTGAGGCAGAAAAACAATATTTGCTTGAAAAAATTAAGCTACAAGAAAGCTCCAGACCTTTACAGAGTAGTTGTGGAGCTGATCCATCTCAGATGCTTATGTATTCaaaaattcaagatttgctTTATAATGCCTCTAAGCCTGACTCAGCTAAATGA
- the LOC103500431 gene encoding OBERON-like protein isoform X3 encodes MVHIRQQPRPEELQTSLSLVPSNPRHSPEVLRSNSVQVQESPTESASSQETWPIGDGVMVKKMENGKADNDFVEQSVIHRLSSADKISLRDIARDRIEVIAEKMHHLPEDFLENLKNGLRIILDGNVGAQQRDEIFMLQKLVQRRTDLTAKTLIRAHRVQLEILVAINTGIQAFLHPNISLSQTTLIEVFVYKRCRNIACQNQLPADDCTCEICASRNGFCNLCMCVICNKFDFEVNTCRWIGCDLCSHWSHTDCAIRDGKICMGSSVRIGTARSEMHFKCPACHRTSELLGWVTDVFQHCAPSWDQESLMKELDFVSRIFRGSEDLGGRKLFWKCEELKEKIKNGALESAAACKAILMFFQENETDSMGSIENGEGGRLAAPQEACNRIAEVVQEVIKKMEIVANEKMRSWKKARMDVEAFNREVDDKAKEAAEIKLDRQRKKLQIEELEKIVRLKCAEADMFQLKANEAKREAERLRRIALAKTEKSEEEYASNYLKQRLNEAEAEKQYLLEKIKLQESSRPLQSSCGADPSQMLMYSKIQDLLYNASKPDSAK; translated from the exons ATGGTTCACATACGTCAACAGCCTCGACCTGAGGAACTTCAGACCTCCCTTTCATTAGTTCCCTCAAACCCCCGACATTCACCTGAGGTACTAAGATCTAATTCTGTCCAAGTTCAGGAGTCTCCTACTGAGAGTGCCAGTTCTCAGGAAACTTGGCCTATTGGTGATGGAGTGATGGTAAAGAAGATGGAAAATGGAAAGGCAGATAATGACTTTGTGGAACAGTCAGTTATTCATCGTCTTTCTAGTGCTGATAAAATCTCCCTTCGTGACATAGCTAGAGATAGAATTGAGGTAATTGCGGAAAAGATGCATCACTTACCAGAGGATTTTctggaaaatttgaagaatgggcTTCGAATTATTCTTGATGGAAATGTCGGTGCACAACAGAGAGATGAGATTTTTATGTTGCAAAAGCTTGTTCAGCGTAGAACTGATTTAACTGCAAAAACATTGATAAGAGCTCATAGGGTGCAGCTTGAAATTCTAGTTGCCATCAATACAGGAATTCAGGCCTTCTTGCATCCAAATATTAGCCTTTCCCAAACTACACTCATTGAGGTTTTTGTGTATAAGAGGTGTAGAAATATTGCTTGCCAAAACCAGCTTCCGGCTGATGATTGCACTTGTGAGATATGTGCTAGCAGAAATGGTTTCTGCAATCTCTGCATGTGTGTAATATGCAACAAGTTTGATTTTGAAGTTAACACCTGTCGTTGGATTGGTTGTGACTTGTGTTCTCATTGGTCTCACACTGATTGTGCAATTCGTGATGGAAAGATCTGCATGGGATCCTCAGTAAGAATTGGGACAGCACGATCTGAAATGCATTTCAAGTGCCCAGCTTGCCATCGAACTTCTGAGCTACTTGGTTGGGTTACAGATGTTTTTCAACATTGTGCACCTTCCTGGGATCAAGAGTCTCTCATGAAGGAGCTTGATTTTGTCAGTAGAATTTTTCGTGGAAGTGAGGACCTTGGAGGGAGGAAACTTTTTTGGAAATGTGAAGAACTCAAAGAGAAAATTAAGAATGGAGCTCTGGAGTCTGCAGCGGCATGCAAAGCAATATTGATGTTTTTTCAAG AGAACGAGACAGACTCCATGGGTAGTATTGAAAATGGGGAAGGAGGAAGGTTAGCAGCTCCACAGGAAGCATGCAATCGAATCGCTGAAGTGGTGCAGGAggttataaaaaaaatggaaatagtTGCTAATGAGAAGATGAGAAGCTGGAAAAAGGCTCGTATGGATGTTGAGGCCTTCAACCGTGAGGTTGATGACAAGGCCAAGGAAGCAGCAGAGATAAAGCTTGACAGACAGAGAAAGAAGCTACAAATAGAAGAACTGGAGAAAATTGTTAGACTTAAATGTGCAGAAGCTGATATGTTCCAACTTAAGGCCAACGAGGCAAAACGAGAAGCTGAGAGGCTACGGAGGATTGCTCTTGCAAAAACAGAGAAGTCTGAGGAAGAATATGCTAGCAATTACTTGAAACAACGTCTGAATGAAGCTGAGGCAGAAAAACAATATTTGCTTGAAAAAATTAAGCTACAAGAAAGCTCCAGACCTTTACAGAGTAGTTGTGGAGCTGATCCATCTCAGATGCTTATGTATTCaaaaattcaagatttgctTTATAATGCCTCTAAGCCTGACTCAGCTAAATGA